The following are encoded together in the Thalassolituus oleivorans MIL-1 genome:
- the rplI gene encoding 50S ribosomal protein L9 has translation MQIILLEKIANLGTLGDQVSVKPGYARNFLFPQGKAVPATKANVEQFEARRAELEAQADANLAEANARKEKIEEIELSVAVKAGDEGKLFGSLGNRDIADLASQAGVELAKSEVRLPNGPIRNVGEFDVTIQLHAEVSAVLKLHVVAE, from the coding sequence ATGCAAATTATTCTTTTAGAAAAAATCGCTAACCTAGGTACTCTAGGTGACCAAGTTTCTGTTAAGCCAGGTTACGCTCGTAACTTCTTGTTCCCACAGGGCAAGGCAGTTCCAGCAACTAAAGCAAACGTTGAACAATTCGAAGCACGTCGTGCCGAATTGGAAGCGCAAGCAGATGCTAACCTAGCTGAAGCCAATGCTCGTAAAGAGAAAATCGAAGAAATCGAATTGTCTGTTGCCGTTAAAGCGGGCGACGAAGGCAAATTGTTCGGTTCTTTGGGCAACCGTGACATCGCTGACCTAGCGTCACAAGCGGGTGTTGAGTTGGCTAAATCTGAAGTTCGTCTACCAAACGGTCCTATCCGTAACGTTGGCGAATTTGACGTGACTATCCAGTTGCATGCAGAAGTTTCTGCTGTACTGAAATTGCACGTAGTAGCAGAGTAA
- the rpsR gene encoding 30S ribosomal protein S18: MARFFRRRKFCRFTAEGVAEIDYKDMDTLKGYITETGKIVPSRITGTRAKYQRQLSTAIKRARYIALLPYTDQHDN, translated from the coding sequence ATGGCACGTTTTTTCCGTCGTCGTAAGTTCTGCCGTTTCACTGCTGAAGGTGTAGCGGAGATCGATTACAAAGATATGGATACCCTAAAGGGCTATATCACTGAAACTGGTAAAATTGTACCAAGCCGCATCACTGGCACTCGCGCTAAATATCAGCGTCAGTTGTCTACAGCGATCAAGCGCGCTCGTTACATTGCTTTGCTACCGTACACTGATCAGCACGACAACTAA
- the rpsF gene encoding 30S ribosomal protein S6 codes for MRHYEIVFLVHPDQSEQVPAMVERYTNTIEATEGKIHRFEDWGRRHLAYPINDVHKAHYILMNVECTQEALDELTTNFRYNDAVLRNLVIRRDEAVTEISPIKAAESREDRRRPDTRSESSDDSADIEEDDADDIEDDSSEDNAE; via the coding sequence ATGCGTCACTACGAAATCGTTTTTCTGGTTCACCCAGATCAAAGCGAACAAGTACCAGCAATGGTAGAGCGTTACACCAACACCATCGAAGCGACTGAAGGTAAAATTCATCGCTTTGAAGATTGGGGCCGTCGTCACTTGGCTTACCCAATCAATGATGTTCATAAAGCTCACTACATTCTTATGAACGTAGAATGTACACAAGAAGCTTTAGATGAGCTGACTACTAACTTCCGTTACAACGATGCAGTTCTGCGTAACTTAGTTATCCGTCGCGACGAAGCCGTTACTGAAATCTCTCCGATCAAAGCAGCTGAAAGCCGTGAAGATCGTCGTCGTCCTGATACTCGCTCAGAATCTTCGGATGACAGCGCGGATATTGAAGAAGATGATGCAGATGATATCGAAGACGATTCATCTGAAGATAACGCAGAATAA
- a CDS encoding flavodoxin, producing MQRIGLIYGTDTGNTEEIAYLLQEKIDWAVVEIHNIASCAPEDIAQYQTLILGIPTWDFGGIQADWEDFWPILEDMSFANKTIALYGLGDQLGYGYYFLDALGLLHDAVRDRGATVIGYYSIEGYDFEESRALTTDGRHFVGLGLDEDRQHELTEKRVDQWIRQLQKELNRKKPQTRRA from the coding sequence ATGCAACGGATTGGATTGATTTACGGTACTGATACGGGAAATACCGAAGAAATTGCTTATCTACTACAAGAAAAAATTGATTGGGCTGTGGTCGAAATTCACAACATAGCCAGCTGTGCACCTGAGGATATTGCGCAATATCAGACATTAATATTGGGCATACCTACTTGGGATTTCGGCGGTATTCAAGCCGACTGGGAAGATTTTTGGCCAATACTGGAAGATATGAGTTTTGCCAATAAAACGATTGCCCTTTATGGTTTGGGTGATCAGCTCGGTTATGGTTATTACTTTTTGGATGCTTTGGGATTACTGCACGATGCCGTGCGCGATCGTGGAGCAACCGTGATTGGCTATTATTCTATTGAAGGGTACGACTTTGAAGAATCGCGGGCATTAACCACCGATGGTCGCCACTTTGTAGGATTAGGACTTGATGAAGACCGCCAACACGAATTAACTGAAAAAAGAGTAGATCAATGGATCAGGCAATTGCAAAAAGAATTAAATAGAAAAAAGCCCCAGACACGACGCGCCTAG
- a CDS encoding ExeM/NucH family extracellular endonuclease, giving the protein MKTQLPSIASALTLALASVSHADILINEVDADQTSTDIAEFIELFDGGLGNQSLDGYSLVFYNGSNDLSYQAFSLDGYSTNNDGYFVLCGDAAQVANCDLDVSPDSNLIQNGADAVALYVASASNFPTNTAVTTTALVDAVVYDTSDTDDSGLLVLLNAGQPQLNENENAASTTDSIQRCGGAARDTDGFVVAAPTAGVANQCSVVVEPSIGLCGDEATGIHAIQGAISDVSNDTSPLLGQSVIVEAIVTADKQGGALASGDSSYQYSGFWLQQADDAVDSDPMTSEGVFVYDYSDAVNVGDRVRLQGTVSEYNQVTQISQVSEVVICASGQTLPAATTINLPVADLSALEALEGMRIANDQGLVVSDLFGTGYGFGNYGQFVVSSRLHFQGTEIALPGSDAAINAVNERNLDALLIDDGVSASYPSFIPFPDETGFSASNPMRIGYQVPAVAGVMHAYKNNYTIIPDAITIDPTHARTLAPVVAEDANLVIVGMNVLNYFNGDGLGGGFPTSRGAPTADAFAMQSAKIVSALTAMNADIIGLMEIENDGYGSESAIQTLANELNQTQMPGFEYSIITPNSSFLGTDEIAVGLLYRAEKVTPVGSALVLNTANSPLDDNSEPLFDDTKNRPALIQNFAVNGHEITIAVNHLKSKGSACGEVDEGSDGQGNCNIKRTRAAQALVEFLANVESDGVMILGDLNAYSQEDPMQVFYAADFTNLKYTAASTEAQPYSYSFSGLLGSLDHALATGVIAEQVVSVDAWHINSVEDSLVDYLTEANGQTFSSIDNYAEPDAYRSSDHDPIVVGLNLQAPVTNSAPQQDNEIPVVLVNRSNARIAVSVSDYVSDADGDELTYSASDLPEGFSLSNAGQLTGVATPSVIAMLPLTLTIDVTDGYDTISVAVELENNTRWYRLRQRWLAFLEWLRG; this is encoded by the coding sequence ATGAAAACACAACTCCCTTCGATTGCCTCGGCGCTGACATTAGCGCTGGCATCCGTTAGCCATGCCGACATATTAATCAACGAAGTCGATGCCGATCAAACAAGTACAGATATCGCTGAATTTATCGAATTATTTGATGGCGGCTTAGGCAACCAATCTTTAGATGGTTACAGTCTCGTTTTTTATAACGGCAGCAATGATCTAAGTTATCAAGCATTCAGTTTGGATGGATACAGCACCAACAATGATGGGTACTTCGTCTTGTGTGGTGACGCGGCGCAAGTGGCAAATTGTGATCTGGATGTCTCTCCAGATTCTAATTTAATCCAGAACGGTGCGGATGCCGTTGCATTGTATGTAGCTTCTGCCAGTAATTTCCCTACGAATACTGCAGTAACGACCACCGCATTAGTGGATGCCGTGGTTTACGACACCAGTGACACCGATGATAGTGGTTTATTGGTATTGTTGAATGCCGGCCAGCCACAACTTAATGAGAATGAAAATGCTGCAAGCACAACGGATTCTATTCAGCGTTGTGGTGGTGCTGCACGTGATACTGATGGCTTTGTCGTCGCTGCTCCTACTGCAGGTGTCGCTAACCAGTGCAGTGTTGTGGTTGAGCCAAGCATTGGTTTATGCGGTGACGAAGCGACGGGAATTCATGCTATTCAAGGCGCAATCTCTGACGTAAGTAATGATACCAGCCCATTGCTCGGCCAAAGTGTGATTGTTGAAGCCATCGTTACGGCAGATAAGCAAGGCGGGGCATTGGCCAGCGGCGATTCTTCGTACCAATACAGCGGCTTTTGGCTACAACAAGCGGACGATGCAGTAGACAGTGATCCGATGACATCCGAAGGTGTATTTGTTTACGACTATAGCGATGCGGTCAATGTTGGTGATCGCGTTCGTTTGCAAGGGACGGTATCTGAATACAATCAAGTGACTCAAATTAGCCAAGTTAGTGAAGTGGTTATTTGTGCTTCAGGCCAGACTTTGCCCGCGGCAACTACGATTAACTTACCGGTTGCAGATTTGAGCGCGTTAGAAGCGCTTGAAGGCATGCGCATCGCAAACGATCAAGGCTTAGTGGTTAGTGATTTATTTGGTACTGGCTACGGTTTTGGAAATTATGGTCAGTTTGTGGTGTCTTCGCGTTTGCACTTCCAAGGGACTGAAATTGCTTTACCCGGCTCGGATGCCGCTATTAATGCAGTTAATGAACGCAATTTAGATGCGTTGTTAATTGACGACGGTGTATCAGCATCTTACCCAAGTTTTATTCCATTCCCAGATGAAACAGGTTTTTCTGCATCCAATCCAATGCGCATTGGTTATCAAGTACCAGCAGTTGCCGGTGTAATGCATGCGTATAAAAATAACTACACCATCATTCCTGATGCCATCACCATTGATCCAACTCATGCACGTACATTAGCCCCTGTGGTAGCTGAGGATGCGAACTTAGTGATCGTTGGAATGAACGTACTTAACTATTTTAATGGCGATGGCTTAGGTGGTGGTTTCCCCACATCTCGTGGTGCGCCAACGGCTGATGCTTTTGCCATGCAAAGCGCTAAAATCGTGAGCGCTTTAACCGCAATGAATGCCGACATTATTGGTTTGATGGAAATTGAAAATGACGGTTATGGATCGGAAAGTGCTATTCAAACTTTGGCTAATGAATTAAATCAAACACAAATGCCAGGCTTTGAATATAGCATTATTACTCCGAATTCTTCGTTTTTAGGTACGGATGAAATTGCGGTGGGTTTACTGTATCGAGCCGAAAAAGTTACTCCGGTTGGTTCGGCGTTGGTATTAAATACTGCTAACTCGCCGCTGGATGATAATTCTGAACCTTTATTTGATGACACAAAAAATCGCCCAGCATTAATTCAAAATTTTGCGGTTAACGGCCACGAGATCACCATTGCTGTGAATCATCTTAAGTCGAAAGGGTCGGCTTGTGGCGAAGTCGATGAAGGTAGCGACGGCCAAGGTAACTGTAATATTAAGCGGACACGCGCGGCGCAAGCTTTGGTCGAATTCTTGGCTAATGTCGAATCTGACGGCGTGATGATTCTGGGTGATCTAAATGCCTACAGCCAAGAAGATCCGATGCAGGTATTTTACGCTGCTGATTTTACCAACTTAAAATACACAGCAGCGTCAACCGAAGCACAACCATATTCGTACTCGTTTAGTGGTTTGTTAGGTAGCTTAGATCATGCCTTGGCGACAGGTGTTATTGCGGAGCAAGTCGTGAGCGTGGACGCTTGGCATATCAACTCAGTGGAAGATTCATTGGTCGATTATTTAACCGAAGCCAATGGTCAAACATTCAGCTCGATTGATAATTATGCTGAGCCGGATGCGTATCGTTCTTCGGATCACGATCCCATTGTCGTTGGTTTGAATTTACAAGCTCCGGTTACCAATAGCGCTCCGCAACAAGATAATGAAATCCCTGTTGTTTTGGTTAACCGCAGTAATGCCCGTATTGCTGTCAGTGTTAGTGACTATGTAAGTGATGCTGATGGTGATGAATTAACGTATTCAGCTAGTGACTTGCCAGAAGGTTTTAGTTTATCGAATGCTGGCCAGTTAACGGGTGTTGCTACACCGAGCGTAATCGCTATGTTGCCGCTAACACTCACTATCGATGTTACTGATGGCTATGACACTATTAGTGTTGCTGTCGAGCTTGAAAACAACACACGTTGGTATCGCTTACGTCAGCGTTGGTTGGCTTTTTTGGAATGGCTACGCGGATAA
- a CDS encoding NUDIX domain-containing protein, translating into MKYCPQCTSTLTDTVIDGEARIACAAECGFVFWDNPTPVVAVVVETPDGIVLAHNKAWPEGMFSIITGFLERGETPEQCALRETAEELGLQGNKAEFIGFELFDGRGVGGQIFNQLIIGFYVYAEGEIRLDENELDQAKTISREKIKGWDSATGKILQRWIDGLAH; encoded by the coding sequence ATGAAGTACTGCCCACAATGCACATCGACGTTAACGGATACCGTCATTGATGGTGAGGCTCGAATTGCCTGTGCCGCTGAGTGTGGATTTGTTTTTTGGGATAACCCAACGCCGGTGGTCGCCGTTGTGGTAGAAACGCCAGATGGCATAGTACTAGCTCACAATAAAGCATGGCCTGAAGGTATGTTCAGTATTATTACTGGATTTTTAGAACGCGGCGAAACGCCCGAGCAGTGCGCCCTACGTGAAACCGCAGAAGAACTAGGATTGCAAGGAAATAAAGCCGAGTTTATTGGTTTTGAATTGTTTGATGGTCGTGGTGTTGGTGGGCAGATATTTAATCAATTAATTATTGGTTTTTATGTCTATGCCGAGGGGGAGATTCGTCTTGATGAAAACGAATTAGATCAGGCAAAAACAATTTCCCGGGAAAAAATAAAAGGCTGGGATTCAGCCACTGGAAAAATATTGCAACGCTGGATTGATGGCTTAGCTCATTAA
- a CDS encoding CobW family GTP-binding protein, translating into MIRVHLITGFLGVGKTTAILDVLANKPSQQKWAVLVNEFGEVGVDGTILAAQGAVVKEVPGGCLCCVSGLPFQMGLNLLIARENPDVILIEPTGLGHPRNILNMLAAEHYQSILELGATICLLDPRHLSQPRYTSNDVFKDQLQVADVLVANKTELTSPADKSAFDTLLERSQPPKAASYWTTQGHFDLSCLELAANPQRRVQFRPATNISTTPLANPSAPEVNVQETSGLVDASNSILALEEGQDIRRLENQGDGYFSVGWLLSGNWQFSLAELRHWLNTLNLQRAKGLLRTDQGYYVLNWRDGALTEMPTRALEESRIELIHDAALSADELERALLACRINS; encoded by the coding sequence ATGATACGCGTTCATTTGATCACCGGCTTTCTCGGTGTGGGAAAAACCACTGCCATTCTGGACGTATTGGCGAATAAGCCGAGTCAGCAAAAGTGGGCAGTATTGGTGAATGAATTTGGTGAGGTTGGTGTTGATGGCACCATTCTCGCGGCACAAGGTGCTGTGGTGAAAGAAGTTCCTGGCGGTTGCTTATGCTGCGTGTCGGGTTTGCCCTTTCAAATGGGGCTTAATCTTCTTATTGCCCGCGAAAATCCGGATGTTATTTTAATTGAACCTACGGGGTTGGGGCATCCGCGCAATATTCTTAATATGCTGGCGGCAGAGCATTATCAAAGCATTTTAGAGCTGGGTGCCACCATTTGCTTGCTCGACCCGCGGCATTTATCCCAGCCGCGTTATACCAGCAACGACGTATTTAAAGATCAATTGCAGGTTGCTGACGTGCTGGTGGCGAATAAAACCGAGCTGACCTCGCCCGCTGATAAGTCCGCGTTTGATACTTTGCTTGAGCGATCACAACCGCCGAAAGCCGCATCTTACTGGACGACACAAGGTCATTTCGATTTATCCTGTTTGGAACTCGCCGCCAATCCGCAGCGACGTGTGCAATTTCGTCCAGCAACAAATATCAGCACCACGCCATTAGCGAACCCAAGCGCTCCCGAAGTGAATGTGCAGGAGACGTCTGGCCTTGTTGACGCCAGTAATTCTATATTGGCGTTGGAAGAAGGGCAGGATATTCGTCGACTAGAGAATCAAGGCGACGGGTATTTTTCTGTGGGTTGGTTGTTGTCTGGTAATTGGCAGTTCTCGTTAGCAGAGTTACGGCATTGGCTGAATACGTTGAACCTACAGCGGGCCAAGGGCTTACTTCGTACGGATCAAGGTTACTACGTTCTCAATTGGCGTGACGGCGCCTTAACCGAAATGCCGACGCGAGCGCTGGAAGAAAGCCGTATTGAATTGATTCATGATGCAGCGCTTAGCGCCGATGAATTAGAGCGAGCATTGTTGGCTTGCCGAATAAATTCATAA
- a CDS encoding inositol monophosphatase family protein encodes MHITNVLTLALRLATDAGNLISQQRPRLSVEFKGGTELVTQADVAADELICRGIRQVYPDHQILSEELNPDGGTDAEHLWIIDPIDGTVNYAHHHPQVAISIAYYHKGKAKVAVVHNPFMQETFHAIAGKGARLNDHPIRCSTKSELGRALVATGFPYVKDDLPRLMRRLNSVLTRCADVRRLGSAALDICWLACGRMDAYYETVKPWDFAAAQLIARESGATVGHIYPLPAGANPEIYSENLLMSAPALFLPLQKLLQAADQESVIPPSTTPVPPQFASAQGS; translated from the coding sequence ATGCATATAACTAATGTACTCACGCTAGCATTGCGCCTTGCCACTGATGCGGGAAACCTTATCAGTCAACAGAGGCCAAGACTCTCAGTAGAGTTTAAAGGCGGCACGGAACTCGTTACTCAGGCCGATGTAGCTGCCGATGAATTAATATGTCGAGGCATTCGCCAAGTTTATCCCGACCATCAAATCCTATCAGAAGAGCTCAATCCAGATGGCGGCACCGATGCTGAACATCTTTGGATTATCGACCCCATTGATGGCACCGTGAATTACGCGCACCACCACCCTCAAGTGGCTATTTCCATTGCCTACTACCACAAAGGCAAAGCTAAAGTAGCGGTCGTTCATAATCCATTTATGCAGGAAACCTTCCACGCCATTGCTGGTAAAGGCGCACGTTTAAATGATCATCCTATTCGCTGCAGCACTAAGTCGGAATTAGGACGAGCACTAGTGGCGACAGGCTTTCCCTATGTAAAAGATGATTTGCCGCGTTTGATGAGGCGTTTGAATAGCGTACTCACCCGCTGTGCTGACGTACGTCGCTTGGGCTCTGCAGCGTTGGATATCTGTTGGTTAGCCTGTGGACGAATGGACGCTTATTACGAAACCGTTAAGCCGTGGGATTTCGCCGCTGCGCAGCTGATTGCTCGTGAGTCTGGAGCGACGGTTGGGCACATATACCCCCTACCTGCTGGTGCAAATCCTGAAATTTATAGTGAAAATTTATTAATGTCGGCACCTGCATTGTTTCTGCCTTTGCAAAAGCTTCTGCAAGCCGCCGACCAAGAAAGCGTTATTCCTCCTTCAACAACGCCAGTGCCGCCCCAATTCGCTTCTGCTCAAGGCTCGTAA
- a CDS encoding lipase secretion chaperone: MKRFMIFAVASFLSVIGWIVSDIGSQDTVIRSLPMENASAQNADYGSAASLNSTVNEAALRTFRGASEDGKLRVDETNHLVIDLQLRHWFDFHLSAVGELSIADIRNVMTERIMRLPLPARDEALAVLSAYLGYLDALAAYDETTALKNQMSDASSRMLTRLEWQQRLRREWLQPDVVTAFFTADELIDNYTLQKLALLRNGANATELKQLDESLPEVVQVMREQSQSVLTLNQEMAQMQAQNVSAEDQYAWQVREYGEEAAQRLAQVKQRQEEWQQRLKDYRHYKQSPELQRLAPQDRDDLLQTYRDAHFTSLEQKRIGAALALLKEE; encoded by the coding sequence ATGAAACGGTTCATGATCTTTGCGGTCGCGTCTTTTTTAAGCGTTATCGGTTGGATAGTGAGCGATATAGGATCACAGGACACTGTGATCCGTTCTTTGCCGATGGAAAATGCATCGGCTCAGAACGCAGACTATGGCTCTGCAGCGTCACTAAATAGCACAGTGAACGAAGCGGCACTTCGCACTTTTCGTGGCGCATCTGAAGATGGCAAGTTACGGGTTGATGAGACCAATCACTTGGTCATCGACTTGCAATTGCGTCATTGGTTTGATTTTCATTTATCTGCAGTCGGCGAGTTGAGTATTGCCGACATTCGTAATGTTATGACAGAGCGCATAATGCGATTGCCATTACCTGCCAGAGATGAAGCGCTGGCAGTGCTAAGTGCTTACTTGGGCTACTTGGATGCGCTTGCCGCATACGATGAAACTACGGCTCTAAAAAACCAAATGAGCGATGCGTCTAGTCGTATGCTTACTCGCTTAGAGTGGCAGCAGCGCTTGCGGCGTGAGTGGCTGCAACCGGATGTCGTAACCGCTTTTTTCACTGCTGATGAGCTAATCGATAATTACACCCTGCAAAAATTAGCACTGCTGCGTAATGGCGCTAATGCTACTGAGCTCAAACAATTGGACGAATCTCTACCTGAAGTTGTACAGGTGATGCGTGAGCAATCACAGTCCGTGTTAACGCTGAATCAAGAAATGGCGCAGATGCAGGCGCAGAATGTGAGTGCAGAGGATCAATACGCTTGGCAGGTACGCGAGTACGGTGAGGAAGCCGCACAACGCTTAGCACAGGTAAAACAGCGCCAAGAGGAATGGCAACAACGTTTAAAAGATTATCGGCACTATAAACAGTCGCCTGAGCTACAACGACTGGCACCGCAAGATCGCGATGATTTATTGCAAACCTATCGTGACGCTCACTTTACGAGCCTTGAGCAGAAGCGAATTGGGGCGGCACTGGCGTTGTTGAAGGAGGAATAA
- a CDS encoding lipase family alpha/beta hydrolase, which translates to MKLKCLALAAAITVSAPTFSMSSTPETGYTETKYPIVLAHGLFGFDSLLGVDYWYKIPETLQKDGASVYLTQVSNSNSPEIRGEQLILQIEEILALTGAEKVNLIGHSHGGPTTRYVASVRPDLVASVTSVGGVNKGTPVAQTLQDWNEGSTEFEWLLDNLGNALSTTIDFLSGGGYEQDLLASIGSMTFAEAERFNNEHPAGIPATACGEGDYEVNGIGFYSWTGAKPVTNVLDISDLITAGASLFFTDGEANDGLVGTCSTHLGMVVRDDFKMNHLDEVNQLLGIHHLTETDPLTVFRTHANRLKLAGF; encoded by the coding sequence ATGAAACTGAAGTGCTTAGCATTGGCTGCAGCCATTACTGTGTCTGCTCCAACATTTTCCATGTCGTCGACCCCAGAAACTGGTTATACCGAAACCAAATATCCGATCGTGCTAGCTCATGGTTTGTTTGGCTTCGATAGTTTATTGGGTGTGGATTACTGGTACAAAATCCCAGAGACCCTGCAAAAAGACGGTGCAAGTGTGTATTTGACGCAGGTGTCTAACTCGAATAGCCCGGAAATTCGCGGTGAGCAATTAATATTGCAAATCGAAGAAATTTTAGCCCTGACCGGTGCCGAAAAAGTGAACTTGATTGGTCATAGTCATGGTGGTCCGACAACGCGTTATGTGGCTTCGGTGCGTCCAGATCTAGTTGCGTCTGTCACCTCAGTGGGTGGTGTCAACAAGGGCACTCCTGTTGCGCAGACTCTTCAAGATTGGAATGAGGGATCTACTGAGTTTGAATGGCTACTCGATAACTTAGGCAATGCGCTATCGACGACTATCGACTTTTTGTCGGGCGGCGGTTATGAGCAAGATCTGCTGGCCTCAATTGGTTCGATGACCTTTGCCGAAGCTGAGCGCTTTAACAATGAGCATCCTGCTGGGATTCCTGCGACTGCGTGCGGCGAAGGTGATTATGAAGTGAATGGTATTGGCTTCTATTCTTGGACGGGTGCTAAGCCAGTGACGAATGTTTTGGATATTTCCGATCTGATTACTGCTGGTGCGTCTTTATTCTTTACCGATGGCGAAGCCAACGACGGCTTAGTCGGCACATGCTCGACTCACTTAGGTATGGTGGTGCGTGATGACTTTAAGATGAACCACCTAGATGAAGTTAACCAACTATTGGGTATTCATCATTTAACGGAGACGGATCCATTAACTGTGTTCAGAACCCATGCTAATCGTCTGAAGCTAGCAGGTTTTTAA
- a CDS encoding NAD(P)H-dependent flavin oxidoreductase: MKTRITELFGISVPLVLPGMSWISTPQLVAAVSNAGGLGILASGPLNPEQTRAAIHEIRSLTDKPFGVGVTLLMPGAKENAEVALDEQVPVINFSLGKGDWLIKRAHEYGGKVIATVVSEKHAKSAEKIGADALLVTGHEAAAHGGNVTSLVLIPSIASKVSIPVIATGGFADGRGLLAALSLGAEGVAMGSRFATSADSPLHSKVKEAVIARSEQDTIYSKNFDGIPARVMRTPRSIKATRRPMNFFVASWQATKAAKLVNQPVWKIMVGMLAMMDKVKLLAYFGASVPRLQAATIDGDLEKGVQFIGQTQGLIEDVVSVDELVQRIMTEAQALHTKQAAYWAN, encoded by the coding sequence ATGAAAACCCGTATCACTGAATTGTTTGGAATTTCTGTTCCTCTTGTTTTGCCTGGCATGAGTTGGATTTCGACACCGCAACTCGTCGCTGCGGTAAGCAATGCTGGTGGTCTTGGGATTCTGGCTAGTGGGCCTCTTAATCCAGAACAAACGCGCGCAGCTATTCACGAAATTCGTTCTCTTACGGATAAACCATTCGGCGTTGGTGTGACCTTGCTGATGCCGGGTGCGAAAGAGAACGCTGAGGTTGCATTGGATGAACAAGTGCCAGTGATCAACTTCTCATTAGGTAAAGGCGATTGGTTGATTAAGCGTGCACATGAGTACGGCGGTAAAGTGATCGCGACTGTGGTGTCGGAAAAACACGCTAAATCGGCAGAGAAAATTGGCGCCGATGCTTTATTAGTAACAGGCCATGAAGCCGCTGCGCATGGTGGAAACGTAACTTCGTTGGTTTTGATCCCTTCTATTGCTTCTAAAGTATCTATTCCAGTTATCGCTACGGGTGGTTTTGCTGATGGTCGAGGACTGTTAGCGGCTTTGTCGTTAGGAGCTGAAGGCGTTGCCATGGGTTCGCGTTTCGCTACCAGTGCCGATAGCCCATTGCATAGCAAGGTAAAAGAAGCGGTGATCGCTCGTAGTGAACAGGACACGATTTATTCGAAAAACTTCGACGGTATTCCCGCTCGCGTGATGCGCACACCGCGCTCAATTAAAGCAACGCGCAGACCGATGAATTTCTTTGTTGCTTCTTGGCAAGCTACGAAGGCTGCGAAGCTAGTTAACCAGCCAGTTTGGAAGATTATGGTTGGCATGCTGGCTATGATGGATAAGGTGAAGTTATTGGCTTACTTTGGCGCTAGTGTGCCGCGTTTACAAGCCGCGACCATTGATGGTGATCTGGAAAAAGGCGTGCAGTTTATCGGCCAGACTCAAGGTCTCATCGAAGATGTCGTATCCGTTGATGAATTGGTACAGCGCATCATGACAGAAGCCCAAGCGCTTCATACTAAGCAGGCAGCGTATTGGGCGAATTAG